In Acidobacteriota bacterium, the genomic window CGGAACCCGCGGCGCCGCGACGGTTCTCAGCAAGCTGACGACCCTGGCGGCGGTCTCGTTCATGGTCACCTCGATCGGTCTCTCGATCCTCTCGAACAACTCGGCCCAGCCGTCGTCGGTCCTGGACCAGGTCGGCGACGCCGCTCAGCAGAGCGCACCGCTGACGCCTGCGGGTGGAGGCGACGCGACCGGTGGACTGCCGGCCCTGCCCGACCCGATCGCCGACCCGACTGCCGATCCGGCCGACGGCGACGAGCCGACGGGCGACGATTCGACCAGCAACGACCCATAGGCCTGACCTCAGGGCCTCGGGATCACGGACCATCACGGTTTGCCGAAGTGGCGGAATTGGTAGACGCACCGTCTTGAGGGGGCGGCGGGGGCAACCCCATGGGAGTTCGAGTCTCCCCTTCGGCACCATGCTTACCAGTCCATGTACCAGGTCTCGTCGAGAGCCTGCGACTCCGACAGACTGTAGACGTCGAAGACGTTCTCCCGTCCCCAACTATCCGAATCGAAATCGTCCTGATAGGACCGCAGCCCCCACTCCGCTTCGCCGGTGAACGGGTCGACCGGAATCCGCGATAGAAACTTGATGGTCTCGGAGAACGGCGAGTTGGAATTTCCGACCGCCACACCCTCGACGAGGCTCTCGAGATCCGCCGGGTAACCCAGCTGATCCACATCGTCCATCACGATCATGCCGGCCTCGGAGTAGGCCTTGAAGGAATCGATGGCCTGACGCATCTGCTCGAGGTGGGTGCGAAGCTTTTTCTCTCGCCGTCGCTTGTCGTCCCATTGCACCATCGGAATGGCGGCCGACGCCAGGATGGAGAGGACCGCCAACGCCACCAGCATCTCGATGAAGCTGATACCGCGTTGGCCTGATCGGTGGAATCGCATCATGAAAAAAGGTACGGGACCGTCGGCCGGTTTGTCTAGGTATACTCGAAAGCCCCCCAAACCCGAGGAAGCACGATGAGCGATCCGCACGGCCTCGATGCACTTCTGGACGAGAACCGGCGGTTTCCCCCGTCCGATTCGTTTCGCGAGGCTGCAGTTGTCCGGGACGAGCAGGTCTACGAACGCGCGGCGGCGGACCCGCTGGCGTTCTGGGAGTCCTTTGCCGAGGAGTTGGACTGGAGCCGGCCCTGGGATTCCGTCCGCGAGGGCGAGGGCCCCGACACCCGCTGGTTCGTCGGCGGCAAGCTCAACGTCGCCGACAACTGCCTCGATCGCCACCTGCGTCAGGGTCGACGTAACCAGGCCGCCCTGATCTGGGAGGGCGAACCCGGCGACCGTCGAACGTTGACCTACGGTGATCTCCACCGCGAGGTCGTGCGATTCGGCCACGCGCTGCGAGAGTTGGGGATCGACCGCGGCGACCGCGTCGCGATCTATCTGCCGATGATTCCGGAGGCCGCCATCGCGATGTTGGCCTGCGCGCGAATCGGCGCCATCCACAGTGTCGTGTTTGGTGGCTTCTCTGCGGACTCCCTTCGTCAACGGATCAACGATGCCGGGGCGCGTCTCGTCATCACGTCGGACGGAGCCCATCGGCGCGGAAAGATATTGCCGCTCAAGGAGATCACCGACGACGCGTTGAAGGAGACTCCCACCATCGAATCGGTGGTCGTCGTCAAACGTCTCGGCCATGACATCCCGATGAAGGACGGTCGTGACCACTGGTACCACGATATCCTCCCGCAGCGGGCCGTGACCTGCGAGCCGGTCGAGATGGACAGCAACGACCCGCTTTTCACGCTCTACACCTCCGGCACCACCGGCAAGCCGAAAGGCATCGTGCATTCCACCGGTGGCTATCTGGTCGGGACGTATGCGACCAGCCGCTGGGTGTTCGATCTGCGACCGGATGATGTCTACTGGTGCACCGCAGACGTCGGCTGGATCACCGGTCACTCGTACATCGTGTACGGCCCTCTTGCGGCAGGCGCGACAGTCTTGATGTACGAAGGGGCACCGAACTATCCCCATCGTGGACGCGTCTGGGAGATCTGCGAACGTCACTCCGTCACCGTGTTCTACACCGCACCGACGGCGATCCGTGCCTTCATGAAGTGGGGCGTCGATCACCTCACACCGCACGACCTCTCCGCGTTGCGGCTGCTGGGTAGCGTCGGCGAACCGATCAATCCCGAAGCCTGGACCTGGTACCACCAGCATGTCGGTGGCGGTCGTTGCCCGATCGTCGATACCTGGTGGCAGACCGAGACCGGCCAGATCCTGCTGACGCCATTGCCGGGCGTGACGACCACCAAACCGGGTTCGGCCACGCGACCGTTTCCGGGGATCGATGCGACGATCCTCGACGACGAGGGGAAAGAGATCGAGGTCGGCGGCGGCTTCCTGGCGATCCGTGGTGGATGGCCGGCACGGACGCTCGGGATCTGGGGTGACGACCAACGGTTCATCGAGACTTACTGGTCCCTCTGGGATCGCAACACCTACTTCCCGGGCGACGGGGCCAAGCGAGATGCGGACGGCTACTTCTGGATTCTGGGTCGTGTCGACGACGTGATGAACGTCTCGGGGCATCGGCTGGGGACGATGGAGATCGAATCGGCGCTGGTCGATCACGATGCGGTGGCCGAGGCCGCGGTCATCGGTGTGCCCCACGAGATCAAGGGCACGGCGGTGGTCGCGTTCGTCAGTCTGCGGGACGGGCAGGTCGCTGACGAGGCGCTGAACGACGAGATCCGTCAACATGTCGCCGCGAAGATCGGAGCGCTCGCCCGTCCGGAGGAACTGCTGTTCGCCGCCGATCTACCGAAGACGCGCTCCGGGAAGATCATGCGACGGTTGCTGCGGGACATTGCCGAGGGCAAGGCGCTTGGCGACACGACGACGCTCGCCGACCCCGCCGTCGTGCAGTCGCTGAGGGATCGTTACGAGGCCGACGGCTCCGTCGACTAGTTGTTGCCGCCAAGCAGGCCACGCATCCAGCGTCGCATGCGACCCTGGTGCTCGCGACAGCGCTCCGGAACCTCGCCCCGCGGGAAGGTCTGCTCGACTCGCTCGGGACAGCGACGCACCGCCCGCTGACCCGTCGTGGGGTCAATGAACACCGTCACCGTCTCCGGCGCGTCGGCGGCGACGCCACCGCCGTCATCGAAGGTCTTCATCAACTCGACCCAGATCGGTAGAGCCCCGCTGGCTCCGGTCAGCCCGGTCCGACGGTTGTCGTCGTAACCGACCCACACCAACGCCAGGCGACGACGGTCGTAGCCGACGAACCACGCGTCACGGGTCTCGTCGGTGGTCCCGGTCTTGCCGGCGGCGACGCCCCGATAGCCCAGGGCGCTCGCGGTCTTGGCGGTCCCATCGCGGAGCACACCACGCAACATGTCGGTTAGCTGTCGCGCCGTCTGCTCCGTGATCGCTCGCTGCGCGCGGGGGCTGCGTCCTTCGAGGAGTTCCCCCTTCTGGTTCTGCACCGCCTGGATCAGCCACGGGTCGATTCGGCGTCCTCCATTGGCGAGGGTCCCGTAGGCGGTCGCAAGTTCCAGCGGGCTGACCTCGGCGGTCCCCAGCGCCAGCGACGGTAGTGGCTTCATCGGCGACTGCAGTCCGCAACGACGGGCCGTGCGCACGACCTCCTCCATGCCGATCCGGCGCGCCGCACGAACCGTGGGCACGTTGAGCGAGTCCACGAGCGCCCGACGCACCGTTACTTTCCCGCGGAACTTGTGATCGTAATTGGAGGGTGCCCACGACTTGCCACCCGACGTCCAGCGGATCGGACGATCTTCCAACTTCGTGCCGGGCTTGAGACCACCGGGGAGGCCGTTGCGTTGCAACTCGAGACCTGCGGCAAACACAAACGGCTTGAAGCAAGAGCCCGGCTGTCGTCGCGCCTGGACCGCACGGTTGAATTGGCTCGAGCCGAAGTCCCGCCCGCCGACCATCGCCACCACCGCCCCACGGGCAGGCTCGGTCACGACAACCGCACCCTGGAGTCCCGGCGCGCGCTCCTCAAGGCGCCCGAGCCCACCGGCCAGCGCCTGTTCCGTCGCCTGCTGGATTCGTGTATCGAGCGTGGTGTAGATCGACAGCCCCTCTTCCTCGAGCGTCTTGCGACTGTACCGTTCGGCCAGACGCTGACGGATGTACTCGACGGCGTAGGGTGCGCGGGTGTTGCCGTCGCCGCGACCGGCCGCCTGGAGCGTCTCCGCCTTCGCGACACCGTGTTGCTCCGGTGTGATCCACTCAAGTTGCAGCAACGCATCGAGAACCTGATCCCGTCGTTCAAGTGCCGACTCCGGCTCTCGCAACGGATCGTATCGCCCCGGCGAACGGATCAGCCCGGCCAACGTCGCCGCCTCGGCCACGGAGAGACGATCGACGTCGCGCCCGAAATAGTGACGGGATGCGGCCTGGAACCCACACACACTGATGGCGCCGCGCTGACCGAGGTAGACCTCGTTGAGGTAGACCTCGAGGATGCGGTCCTTGCTGTAGTGCGCGTCGAGGACCAGCGCCATCGCGGCCTCGCGGGCCTTGCGCCACCAACTTCGTCGCGGCGTCAAGAACAGGTTCTTGACCGTCTGCTGGGTGATCGTGCTCCCCCCCTGCACGATCCCTCCGCGGCGCACATTCGTGACCGCCGCGCGACCGATCCCACGCAAGTCCAGCCCGTGATGCCGCCGGAACCTGGAGTCCTCCGCGGCCAGCACGGCGTCGATCAGGCGCGGTGGGAACTCGTCGAGGGTGCG contains:
- the secG gene encoding preprotein translocase subunit SecG: MVFQIILTVFHVVVGLILIGVVLLQTGKRADLAGAFGGGGSQTAFGTRGAATVLSKLTTLAAVSFMVTSIGLSILSNNSAQPSSVLDQVGDAAQQSAPLTPAGGGDATGGLPALPDPIADPTADPADGDEPTGDDSTSNDP
- a CDS encoding PBP1A family penicillin-binding protein, encoding MSRSRSQRKRPTKRRRKRSTARRWFPLAVRVLLVAFVASLLLFVYLDVSLSRRFDGRLWRLPSRVFSDLGTVVVGEHYPPDQLLGRLERHGYTESTEKKLRAGQYRFQASTLTVRTRAFTTPVGGSDEMTVVAVFRGDRIASLRRDDGATLPRWLLEPVPLAAFYGAHQEEREIRTLDEFPPRLIDAVLAAEDSRFRRHHGLDLRGIGRAAVTNVRRGGIVQGGSTITQQTVKNLFLTPRRSWWRKAREAAMALVLDAHYSKDRILEVYLNEVYLGQRGAISVCGFQAASRHYFGRDVDRLSVAEAATLAGLIRSPGRYDPLREPESALERRDQVLDALLQLEWITPEQHGVAKAETLQAAGRGDGNTRAPYAVEYIRQRLAERYSRKTLEEEGLSIYTTLDTRIQQATEQALAGGLGRLEERAPGLQGAVVVTEPARGAVVAMVGGRDFGSSQFNRAVQARRQPGSCFKPFVFAAGLELQRNGLPGGLKPGTKLEDRPIRWTSGGKSWAPSNYDHKFRGKVTVRRALVDSLNVPTVRAARRIGMEEVVRTARRCGLQSPMKPLPSLALGTAEVSPLELATAYGTLANGGRRIDPWLIQAVQNQKGELLEGRSPRAQRAITEQTARQLTDMLRGVLRDGTAKTASALGYRGVAAGKTGTTDETRDAWFVGYDRRRLALVWVGYDDNRRTGLTGASGALPIWVELMKTFDDGGGVAADAPETVTVFIDPTTGQRAVRRCPERVEQTFPRGEVPERCREHQGRMRRWMRGLLGGNN
- the acs gene encoding acetate--CoA ligase gives rise to the protein MSDPHGLDALLDENRRFPPSDSFREAAVVRDEQVYERAAADPLAFWESFAEELDWSRPWDSVREGEGPDTRWFVGGKLNVADNCLDRHLRQGRRNQAALIWEGEPGDRRTLTYGDLHREVVRFGHALRELGIDRGDRVAIYLPMIPEAAIAMLACARIGAIHSVVFGGFSADSLRQRINDAGARLVITSDGAHRRGKILPLKEITDDALKETPTIESVVVVKRLGHDIPMKDGRDHWYHDILPQRAVTCEPVEMDSNDPLFTLYTSGTTGKPKGIVHSTGGYLVGTYATSRWVFDLRPDDVYWCTADVGWITGHSYIVYGPLAAGATVLMYEGAPNYPHRGRVWEICERHSVTVFYTAPTAIRAFMKWGVDHLTPHDLSALRLLGSVGEPINPEAWTWYHQHVGGGRCPIVDTWWQTETGQILLTPLPGVTTTKPGSATRPFPGIDATILDDEGKEIEVGGGFLAIRGGWPARTLGIWGDDQRFIETYWSLWDRNTYFPGDGAKRDADGYFWILGRVDDVMNVSGHRLGTMEIESALVDHDAVAEAAVIGVPHEIKGTAVVAFVSLRDGQVADEALNDEIRQHVAAKIGALARPEELLFAADLPKTRSGKIMRRLLRDIAEGKALGDTTTLADPAVVQSLRDRYEADGSVD
- a CDS encoding type II secretion system GspH family protein; the protein is MMRFHRSGQRGISFIEMLVALAVLSILASAAIPMVQWDDKRRREKKLRTHLEQMRQAIDSFKAYSEAGMIVMDDVDQLGYPADLESLVEGVAVGNSNSPFSETIKFLSRIPVDPFTGEAEWGLRSYQDDFDSDSWGRENVFDVYSLSESQALDETWYMDW